One Helianthus annuus cultivar XRQ/B chromosome 7, HanXRQr2.0-SUNRISE, whole genome shotgun sequence genomic region harbors:
- the LOC110942227 gene encoding serine carboxypeptidase-like yields MAKSILIFPLILFLLAPIGLTETVRFEHPRFPSTFAEKMIREFNLFPERSVNVVDDESDVVSEKKLVEKRFVFPNFVDSSGASVEELGHHAGYYKIEHSYAARMFYFFFESRGRKTDPVVIWLTGGPGCSSELALFYENGPFKIQKDSSLVWNEYGWDQASNLLFVDQPTGTGFSYSTDKRDIRHDEQGVSNDLYDFLQAFFKEHPEYAKNDFFITGESYAGHYIPAFAARVHEGNKAKQGIHINLKGFAIGNGLTDPLIQYKAYTDYALDMGIIKEADHKSINRKIPACETAIKLCGTDGTTACMAAYLSCNSIFSSIKSIAGNINHYDIRKQCEGSLCYDFSDMENLLSKKSVKDALGVGDMDFVSCSSVVYQAMIMDWMRNLEVGIPNLLEDGIKLLVYAGEYDLICNWLGNSRWVHAMEWSGQKEFVASADVPFEVDGSEAGLLKTHGPLSFLKVHDAGHMVPMDQPKAALSMLKRWTRGSLSESANEPESAVSSM; encoded by the exons ATGGCGAAATCAATCCTCATTTTCCCTCTAATTCTCTTTCTTCTTGCACCGATTGGTTTAACGGAGACTGTTCGTTTCGAACACCCTAGGTTTCCGTCAACTTTTGCGGAGAAGATGATCAGGGAGTTCAATTTGTTTCCGGAACGATCGGTTAATGTTGTGGATGATGAATCTGATGTGGTGAGTGAGAAGAAGCTGGTTGAGAAGCGGTTTGTGTTTCCGAATTTTGTTGATTCGAGTGGTGCGTCTGTTGAAGAGTTGGGGCATCATGCTGGTTATTATAAGATTGAACACTCTTATGCTGCGAG GATGTTCTATTTCTTCTTTGAATCACGAGGTCGCAAAACAGACCCTGTTGTTATCTGGTTGACCGGAGGGCCAGGATGTAGCAGTGAGCTTGCACTCTTTTACGAAAACGGTCCGTTCAAAATTCAAAAGGACTCGTCTCTTGTCTGGAATGAGTATGGCTGGGACCAG GCATCCAACCTATTGTTTGTTGACCAACCTACTGGAACCGGCTTTAGTTACAGCACTGATAAACGAGACATTCGCCATGATGAGCAGGGTGTCAGTAATGACCTATATGACTTCCTGCAG GCCTTCTTCAAAGAGCATCCTGAGTATGCAAAAAACGACTTCTTTATAACTGGAGAATCATATGCCGGTCACTATATTCCCGCTTTTGCTGCTAGAGTTCATGAAGGAAACAAAGCTAAGCAAGGAATCCACATAAACCTTAAG GGATTCGCCATTGGAAATGGACTCACCGATCCACTAATTCAATACAAAGCGTACACTGATTACGCGCTAGACATGGGAATAATTAAGGAAGCTGATCATAAAAGCATCAACCGGAAAATTCCCGCGTGCGAGACAGCTATTAAACTTTGTG GCACTGATGGCACAACAGCTTGTATGGCTGCATACTTGTCTTGCAACTCCATTTTCAGCTCAATCAAATCTATTGCTGGCAATATCAAT CACTATGACATTAGAAAGCAGTGTGAGGGCAGCCTATGCTATGATTTCTCCGACATGGAGAATCTCCTTAGCAAGAAATCCGTTAAAGACGCTCTCGGAGTCGGGGATATGGATTTTGTTTCGTGTAGTTCCGTTGTCTATCAAGCCATGATTATGGATTGGATGAGGAATCTTGAAGTCGGTATTCCAAACCTTCTTGAAGACGGGATTAAGTTGCTTGTATATGCCGGAGAATATGATCTTATATGCAACTGGCTCG GTAATTCAAGATGGGTTCATGCAATGGAATGGAGCGGTCAGAAAGAGTTTGTTGCATCCGCTGATGTTCCTTTTGAAGTCGATGGTTCTGAAGCGGGCTTACTCAAAACCCATGGCCCACTCAGTTTCCTCAAG GTTCATGATGCGGGACATATGGTTCCTATGGATCAACCAAAGGCGGCTTTAAGCATGTTAAAGAGGTGGACAAGGGGATCGCTTTCTGAAAGTGCAAACGAGCCTGAATCCGCTGTTTCTTCCATGTAA